The Aphis gossypii isolate Hap1 chromosome 3, ASM2018417v2, whole genome shotgun sequence genome includes a region encoding these proteins:
- the LOC114131471 gene encoding protein inscuteable homolog, with amino-acid sequence MTDFQRTRSKVWFPNLDDDDEDIHHSWRRQPSSSPESRRVSSGSPSNGSHKSQDSGFSDSESSPLGSSKTLPKENKQHEKTNAFTEQLPDGVLSEASVPRLSSPCEPQPQSPDHCNCFLPACELSRKFRSFEYVTADETSPFRLTTKRYEEEPRTPNRTCFIVDEIPKTNAILLSTPSSVKSFDGHFDQSENVTVVENIKQDCVKNNELIIDPPTPFVDCFNNEDIVSLCESDRPGTPEHTSTPKSTKNRCCTPRLHYRKDLQLRKPKHLKDSFNRIDRENEVPVGQWLNELRFRCEPECMTTLQSKSIATSEDACRFSTMVCTDSEVVRDLYQRTKVISDEFIQVYNVLNKCPIDNFGPSVQTLTGLLLDFVCDHESELPEHGQGLCMDLVDVSEKLRIHANRRLGNRKIILNDVSALGQIFSELIDALLMKKIQSLVNILEEPSTDVELVKTMSSINSLGLESVHLGSLVTKCNGVRSLLTVCIEAVSSTVRSAALRTLAMVCCSSDSIRQFEKAGGVEILSDILGSKNRSEKELTDAVSVLAQITAPWIEDNHVVNGLNEYLNTIISSLTYLVETTQSSETLLLSSAALANITFMEPNAIWTILNMGTAGSLIEAVRKNGTKSSVFLQEQTATLLANMAAVPEARPHMAANHAVIALLCFLQVRHSPLQRVPEILAAERLQHKTAIALSRLCSDVEVSKQFVELEGVNRLIRLCKDERERNHSDGVLVACLASLRKIAANCGKEIMNQYDAAELIEPRLLDSFLLYSSKQESYV; translated from the exons atgactgACTTCCAACGAACTCGTAGCAAGGTATGGTTCCCCAACTTGGACGATGATGATGAAGATATCCATCATTCGTGGCGCCGACAACCATCCTCATCGCCGGAGAGCAGACGTGTGTCATCTGGTAGCCCCAGTAATGGTAGTCATAAATCGCAGGACTCCGGTTTTTCGGACTCCGAAAGTAGTCCCTTAGGATCGTCTAAAACTTTACCAAAAGAAAACAAGCAACATGAAAAAACAAATGCGTTTACTGAACAATTGCCAGACGGAGTGTTATCTGAAGCCTCAGTTCCTAGGCTCTCTTCGCCTTGCGAACCTCAACCACAATCACCCGATCACTGTAATTGTTTTCTACCAGCGTGCGAATTATCTAGAAAGTTCCGTTCGTTTGAATACGTTACTGCCGATGAAACGTCGCCGTTTAGACTAACTACAAAAAGATACGAGGAAGAACCACGCACACCAAACCGAAcatgttttattgttgatGAAATACCAAAAACTAACGCAATACTACTGTCGACTCCAAGCTCAGTGAAAAGTTTTGATGGCCATTTTGATCAGTCAGAAAACGTTACCGTTGTAGAAAACATAAAGCAGGACTGCGTCAAAAATAATGAGTTAATAATCGATCCACCTACACCGTTTGTCGATTGTTTTAACAATGAGGACATAGTGAGTCTGTGTGAGTCCGACAGACCGGGTACACCTGAGCATACGTCCACACCGAAATCGACTAAAAACAGATGTTGTACGCCTAGATTACATTATAGAAAAGATTTACAACTAAGAAAACCAAAACATCTAAAAGATAGCTTTAAcag AATTGACCGTGAAAATGAAGTGCCCGTTGGTCAGTGGTTAAACGAACTAAGGTTTAGATGTGAACCTGAATGTATGACCACTCTACAATCAAAATCAATAGCAACTTCAGAAGATGCTTGTCGTTTTTCTACAATGGTTTGCACCGATTCCGAAGTTGTGCGGGACCTTTATCAACGTACAAAAGTCATATctgatgaatttattcaagtgTACAA TGTTTTGAACAAATGTCCAATTGATAATTTTGGACCGTCTGTCCAAACGTTAACTGGTTTGTTGTTGGACTTTGTTTGTGATCACGAGAGTGAACTACCTGAGCACGGCCAAGGGTTGTGTATGGACTTAGTCGATGTTTCCGAAAAACTAAGAATTCATGCTAATCGACGTTTAGGCAACagaaagattattttaaacgatgTTTCAGCATTAGGACAAATATTTAGCGAATTAATTGACGCTTTATTAATGAAGaaaatacaa TCATTGGTGAACATATTGGAAGAACCAAGCACTGATGTTGAGCTCGTTAAAACCATGTCCAGTATCAATAGTCTAGGATTGGAAAGTGTTCATCTCGGTAGTTTGGTAACGAAGTGCAATGGTGTCCGATCGTTATTAACTGTTTGTATAGAAGCCGTATCTAGTACCGTCAGATCAGCTGCTCTGCGTACACTGGCCATGGTGTGTTGCTCTTCGGACAGCATCAGACAATTCGAAAAG gcCGGAGGCGTAGAGATATTATCGGACATATTGGGTAGTAAAAACCGCTCGGAAAAAGAACTTACCGACGCTGTGTCCGTGTTGGCTCAAATCACCGCTCCTTGGATCGAAGACAACCACGTCGTCAACGGGCTCAACGAATACCTGAACACTATTATATCCTCGTTGACGT ACCTTGTAGAGACAACGCAGTCATCGGAAACGTTGTTGCTATCGTCCGCTGCGCTGGCCAACATCACGTTTATGGAACCTAACGCGATATGGACCATATTGAACATGGGAACAGCAGGCTCACTGATAGAAGCGGTCCGGAAAAACGGCACCAAGTCGTCGGTGTTTTTGCAGGAGCAAACAGCTACGCTTTTGGCTAACATGGCAGCAGTTCCTGAAGCCAGACCACACATGGCGGCCAACCACGCGGTGATCGCTTTGTTGTGTTTCTTGCAAGTTCGGCACTCCCCATTACAACGTGTTCCTGAAATATTGGCAGCTGAAAGGCTACAGCACAAGACTGCCATTGCCTTGTccag ACTGTGCAGCGATGTAGAAGTGTCGAAACAATTCGTGGAACTTGAAGGCGTTAACCGTTTGATAAGGTTGTGCAAAGACGAACGAGAACGAAATCACAGTGACGGTGTTCTAGTGGCGTGctta gCCTCGCTACGGAAAATCGCAGCAAATTGTGGCAAAGAAATAATGAACCAATACGACGCCGCCGAACTGATTGAACCGAGACTGTTGGATTCATTCCTTTTGTATTCATCAAAACAAGAGAGTTacgtttag
- the LOC114131473 gene encoding 60S acidic ribosomal protein P0, which translates to MGREDKATWKANYFVKLVNLLDEFPKCFIVGADNVGSKQMQQIRISLRGNAVVLMGKNTMMRKAIKGHIDRNQSLEKIMPHIRGNVGFVFTRSDLVEIRDKLLENKVRAPARPGAIAPCPVVIPAQNTGLGPEKTSFFQALSIPTKISKGTIEIINDVHILKEGDKVGASEATLLNMLNISPFSYGLAVQMVYDSGTIFEPEILDIKPEDLLKTFLIGVSQVTAACLAISYPTIISAPHMLINGFKNLVAVAAETEIEFKEATTFKEYLKDPSKFAVAVAAPVESAAPTNEAKKEEKVESEEEEDDDMGFGLFD; encoded by the exons ATGGGTAGAGAGGACAAAGCAACTTGGAAAGCTAACTACTTTGTGAAGTTGGTG aatttacttGACGAGTTCCCAAAATGTTTCATTGTGGGAGCCGACAATGTGGGTTCAAAACAGATGCAGCAAATCCGTATCAGTCTTCGTGGAAACGCTGTCGTACTGATGGGCAAGAATACAATGATGAGGAAGGCGATAAAGGGTCATATCGACAGAAATCAATCTCTTGAAAA gaTCATGCCTCACATTAGAGGAAATGTTGGATTTGTTTTCACTCGTAGTGATTTGGTTGAGATCAGAGACAAGCTTTTGGAAAACAAAGTCCGTGCTCCAGCTCGTCCTGGTGCTATTGCACCTTGCCCTGTTGTTATTCCTGCCCAAAACACTGGTCTTGGACCGGAAAAAACTTCTTTCTTCCAGGCTCTGTCTATTCCAACTAAAATCTCTAAGGGAACAATTGAAATCAtc aatgatgtgcatattttaaaagaaggtGACAAAGTTGGAGCTTCTGAAGCAACATTGTTGAACATGTTGAATATTTCTCCATTTTCATATGGTTTAGCTGTACAGATGGTATATGATTCTGGAACTATCTTTGAACCTGAAATCTTAGATATCAAGCCAGaagatttattgaaaactttcTTAAta ggaGTTTCTCAAGTAACAGCTGCATGTTTGGCAATCAGCTATCCAACAATTATATCTGCTCCTCATATGTTGATCAATGGTTTCAAGAACTTGGTTGCAGTTGCTGCTGAAACTGAAATTGAATTCAAAGAAGCTACAACTTTCAAGGAATATCTTAag GATCCATCCAAGTTTGCTGTTGCCGTTGCAGCTCCTGTAGAAAGTGCAGCTCCAACTAACGAAGCCAAGAAAGAAGAAAAAGTAGAAagtgaagaagaagaagacgATGATATGGGTTTCGGTCTATTTGACTAA
- the LOC114131472 gene encoding ubiquitin-conjugating enzyme E2 J2-like, translated as MAPKTSSATLRLKQDYVRLKNDPVPYVIAEPNPSNILEWYYVVSGPDDSPYAGGYYLGRLVFPRDFPFKPPSIYMITPNGRFKTNTRLCLSISDYHPDTWNPAWSVSTILTGLLSFMLENSPTMGSIEMTDYERRQLAAQSLESNVRDENFCELFPELTMTIQKEIEKRNLARANEEQSPSMDSSQPENNVLHSVVYNSVVVVGFALFIYLVRYVLYNMNIE; from the exons ATGGCACCCAAAACGTCGTCGGCTACACTTCGTCTGAAACAAGACTACGTACGACTAAAAAATGATCCAGTGCCATATGTAATCGCTGAGCCAAATCCGTCCAACATATTGGAATG GTACTATGTGGTAAGTGGACCTGACGATTCGCCGTACGCTGGTGGTTATTATTTGGGAAGGCTAGTTTTCCCAAGAGATTTTCCATTTAAGCCACCCAGCATTTACATGATCACTCCTAATGGCAGGTTCAAAACAAACACTCGTCTGTGTTTGTCTATAAGTGATTACCATCCAGACACATGGAACCCGGCATGGAGCGTATCTACTATACTCACTGGATTGCTTAGCTTTATG CTGGAAAACAGCCCAACAATGGGTAGTATAGAGATGACTGATTACGAGAGGCGGCAATTGGCTGCTCAAAGCTTAGAGTCAAATGTACGAGACGAAAATTTTTGTGAACTATTTCCTGAACTTACCAtg ACAATACAAAAAGAAATCGAAAAACGAAATTTGGCTAGAGCTAATGAAGAGCAATCACCAAGTATGGATAGTAGCCAACCCGAAAACAATGTTCTTCACTCTGTTGTTTACAATAGTGTTGTAGTAGTTGGCTTTGCACTATTCATTTACTTGGTCAGATATGTTCTGTATAACATGAACATTGAGTGA
- the LOC114131489 gene encoding peroxisomal leader peptide-processing protease-like produces the protein MVTINSMKVCNLIDKSAGSEKENDKQYLYLCSVAKIECGQNEGTAVCVHTSDAIDGHLFLTCAHVVDHTVQSVILRYDGRAIKGRVIYANRKTVPYDIAIIVTERIIDILPCQISNKTPTIGQKMFSVGFPCREYVPSTVFGHMHRMIHGILTTTCNVREGFSGGPVFSVDRQLLGLTVGKLNVGTIHFVLPSTEFVETINKYIITNNIEVLNNLESKCPLKIMLWNNGIPTFNVCHI, from the exons atggttaCAATAAATAGTATGAAGGTGTGCAATTTGATCGACAAAAGTGCCGGCTCag AAAAAGAAAATGACAAacaatacttatacttatgCTCTGTGGCGAAAATTGAGTGTGGTCAGAACGAGGGAACAGCAGTTTGTGTTCACACATCTGATGCTATCGATGGACACCTGTTCCTCACTTGTGCACATGTCGTAGACCAT ACAGTACAATCAGTTATACTACGTTATGATGGACGTGCAATTAAAGGTAGAGTTATATATGCTAATCGTAAGACTGTTCCGTATGATATTGCTATTATTGTAACTGAACgaattatagacattttaccATGTCAGATATCAAACAAAACCCCAACCATTG gtcaaaaaatgttttcggtTGGATTCCCTTGTCGAGAATATGTACCGTCTACAGTTTTTGGTCACATGCACAGAATGATACATGGCATATTGACAACCACTTGTAATGTGCGTGAAGGGTTTAGCGGTGGTCCAGTCTTTTCAGTCGACAGACAATTATTGGGTCTCACTGTTGGAAAGTTGAATGTGGGCACTATTCATTTTGTATTGCCTTCTACAGAATTTGTggaaactattaataaatatatcatcacTAATA atattgaagtacttaataatttagaatccAAGTGcccattgaaaataatgttgtgGAACAATGGAATTCCTACCTTCAATGTATGTCATATTTAA